In Desulfovibrio sp. UCD-KL4C, a single genomic region encodes these proteins:
- a CDS encoding SurA N-terminal domain-containing protein, translated as MKRVIIVFFIILTSLCGSTSNAAEKIVDGIVAVVNGDIITMYEMNEKMAPIMKQFGKSISAADEQQIKNIRSQILDRMINEMIIDQEAKKLKVTVSEQDVDGEINRIKESSKLSDEDFLRQLALQKTNLEDFKENLRKDIRKHRLVSYKVKNKVVVTENEIENVWNSTQTEEDNVKQSVHLKLIFFPQDVSAESIREEIISGKITFEEAADKYTAGPGAGSGGDLGVLEWDDLAQTWHDALAGLKVGEISQIFKVQQSSALLKLDSFEKNKTKSFADSKDEIYERLYREKQDAVFNDFINKLREKAVIEKK; from the coding sequence TTGAAACGTGTAATTATTGTTTTTTTTATTATATTGACCAGTTTGTGTGGCTCCACTTCCAATGCTGCAGAAAAAATTGTTGATGGCATTGTAGCAGTCGTCAACGGTGATATTATTACAATGTATGAAATGAACGAAAAAATGGCTCCAATTATGAAGCAGTTCGGAAAATCCATTTCCGCTGCAGATGAACAACAGATCAAAAATATAAGAAGCCAAATACTTGATCGTATGATTAATGAAATGATTATCGATCAGGAAGCAAAAAAACTTAAAGTCACAGTTTCAGAGCAAGATGTTGATGGTGAAATTAACCGAATTAAAGAATCAAGCAAGCTTTCTGACGAAGACTTTCTACGTCAACTTGCATTACAAAAAACAAATTTAGAAGATTTTAAAGAAAATTTGCGCAAGGATATTCGTAAACATAGATTGGTTTCGTACAAAGTTAAAAATAAAGTCGTAGTGACAGAAAATGAAATTGAAAATGTATGGAACAGTACTCAAACCGAGGAAGATAACGTTAAACAGAGTGTTCACTTAAAATTAATCTTTTTCCCTCAAGATGTATCAGCTGAGAGCATCAGAGAAGAGATTATCTCTGGGAAAATTACTTTTGAAGAGGCTGCAGATAAATATACGGCTGGCCCTGGCGCTGGCAGTGGTGGAGATTTAGGAGTTCTGGAGTGGGACGATTTAGCGCAAACATGGCATGACGCATTAGCTGGTCTTAAGGTTGGAGAGATAAGCCAAATATTTAAAGTTCAACAGTCATCAGCCTTGCTTAAGCTCGACTCTTTTGAAAAAAATAAGACTAAATCATTTGCTGACAGCAAAGATGAGATTTACGAACGGCTTTATAGAGAAAAACAAGATGCCGTTTTCAATGACTTTATAAATAAGCTGAGAGAAAAAGCTGTTATCGAAAAAAAATAA
- a CDS encoding helix-turn-helix domain-containing protein has product MDLKELGSRLKAEREQQGLTVEQMMELTKLSRVNVHAIEEGNKDDFPHPVYAKGFIKNYAKALGLDSEEIGNEFSKFYSVDKPGDEEKDINSCVDERLSQNDYSDVSASSSKSSIFIIFLLVVVLASLVYYLNNSSFLNFGESQKKEVLVTDDAIKPVKTDAHNIESLSEKNEDISKVAPAEVSTETPVADFNNKTTAVEDVKIAPESSSKTKAQPVVKNIVVITTKPGEACWLEATSDGISQEYVLQENETVSLSYKKDLKIRFGNAGGVNILSDGNPISLNAAKGKVKTLEFPISE; this is encoded by the coding sequence ATGGATTTAAAAGAACTTGGTTCCCGATTAAAAGCGGAAAGAGAACAGCAAGGACTTACCGTTGAACAAATGATGGAGCTTACCAAATTAAGCCGCGTGAATGTGCATGCGATTGAAGAGGGCAATAAGGATGATTTTCCACACCCTGTCTATGCTAAGGGTTTTATAAAGAATTACGCAAAAGCACTCGGCCTTGATTCAGAAGAAATTGGAAATGAATTTTCAAAATTTTACTCTGTTGATAAACCAGGTGACGAGGAAAAAGATATTAATTCTTGTGTTGATGAGCGTTTATCTCAAAATGATTACTCTGACGTATCCGCTAGTTCATCTAAATCATCAATTTTTATAATTTTTCTTTTAGTGGTTGTTCTTGCAAGTCTTGTTTACTATCTCAACAACAGTTCTTTTTTAAATTTTGGAGAATCACAAAAAAAAGAAGTTCTTGTGACTGACGATGCTATAAAACCTGTTAAAACGGATGCTCACAATATAGAATCTCTTTCAGAAAAAAATGAAGATATTTCAAAAGTAGCTCCGGCAGAAGTTTCAACTGAAACTCCTGTCGCAGATTTTAATAATAAGACTACTGCTGTTGAAGATGTAAAAATTGCTCCTGAAAGTTCATCGAAAACTAAAGCTCAACCAGTAGTTAAAAATATTGTTGTAATTACTACTAAGCCAGGTGAGGCTTGTTGGTTAGAAGCTACAAGTGACGGAATATCTCAGGAATATGTTTTGCAGGAAAATGAAACAGTTTCTTTATCGTACAAAAAGGATCTTAAGATTAGATTCGGTAATGCCGGCGGAGTAAATATTCTTTCTGATGGCAATCCAATATCTCTTAATGCCGCAAAGGGAAAAGTTAAAACTCTTGAGTTTCCAATTTCTGAATAG
- the recO gene encoding DNA repair protein RecO has translation METTDKVLILKTGKFKENDLWVKFLSASHGIQTAFAFGGSRSRKRFGGCLEVFSQVLFKIESNKTGVYQVLKEGSLMKSYPEIRTNLRKTGLAANCLKFIESAGTEKESSRRVFNLLSETLDVIENSEPDDFFPLFFRAKVAFEQGYNPDFTICSGCGKPLFSAKPVVFDIERGVIICSECDKGRIGESVGAGTIRTLAWIQDTGPSSWITLSLPHGVRQECFSVMDKFMAYHMGLVWEESGYRKI, from the coding sequence ATGGAAACAACAGATAAAGTTTTAATTCTTAAGACAGGAAAATTTAAAGAAAACGATCTTTGGGTTAAATTTTTGTCTGCTTCACATGGAATTCAAACAGCTTTTGCATTCGGTGGAAGCAGAAGTAGAAAAAGGTTTGGTGGATGCTTAGAGGTTTTTTCACAAGTTTTATTCAAAATCGAAAGCAATAAAACTGGAGTATATCAGGTTCTTAAAGAGGGAAGTCTCATGAAGAGTTACCCAGAAATAAGAACCAATCTTCGTAAAACTGGACTTGCTGCAAATTGTTTGAAATTTATCGAATCAGCCGGAACAGAAAAAGAAAGCAGTCGCAGAGTTTTTAACCTGTTATCTGAAACTTTGGATGTTATTGAAAATTCTGAACCAGATGATTTTTTTCCTTTATTTTTTAGAGCGAAGGTTGCATTTGAACAAGGATACAATCCTGACTTTACAATTTGCTCAGGATGCGGCAAACCTCTTTTCAGCGCGAAGCCTGTTGTTTTTGATATTGAAAGAGGTGTTATCATCTGCTCAGAATGCGACAAAGGGAGAATTGGAGAATCAGTTGGAGCCGGAACCATTCGAACTTTAGCATGGATTCAGGATACAGGACCTTCTAGCTGGATAACTCTCAGCTTGCCGCATGGAGTAAGACAAGAATGTTTTTCTGTAATGGATAAATTTATGGCTTATCATATGGGGCTGGTTTGGGAAGAGAGTGGCTACCGGAAAATTTAG
- the glyQ gene encoding glycine--tRNA ligase subunit alpha, whose translation MNFQNVILTLQNFWSDYGCCLLQPLDIEVGAGTFNPSTFFRVIGPEPWNTAYVEPSRRPTDGRYGENPNRLQHYFQFQVILKPSPDNVQDLYLKSLEALGLDAAAHDIRFVEDDWESPTLGAWGLGWEVWLNGMEVTQFTYFQQVGGLDLSPVSVELTYGLERLCMYLQGKESVYDLMWNDKVTYGQIFHQNEVENSKYNFELSDADMLLDLFNKYEAESLRLCEEKLPRPAYDYCLKCSHTFNLLDARGAISITERATYIGRVRNLASAAARLYSEQRAELNYPMLEND comes from the coding sequence ATGAATTTTCAGAATGTTATACTTACGTTGCAAAATTTTTGGTCTGATTACGGCTGTTGCTTGCTCCAACCACTTGATATTGAAGTAGGAGCAGGCACATTCAACCCTTCAACTTTTTTCAGAGTTATCGGACCTGAACCTTGGAATACTGCATATGTTGAACCTTCACGCCGACCAACAGATGGCCGGTATGGGGAAAATCCAAACAGGCTTCAGCATTACTTTCAATTTCAGGTTATCTTAAAACCTTCTCCTGACAATGTGCAGGATCTTTACCTAAAGAGTCTCGAAGCTCTCGGTTTAGATGCTGCTGCACATGACATCAGGTTTGTAGAGGATGACTGGGAATCTCCTACTCTTGGAGCTTGGGGACTCGGCTGGGAAGTTTGGCTTAACGGCATGGAAGTAACTCAGTTTACCTATTTTCAGCAGGTTGGAGGACTAGATTTGAGTCCTGTTTCTGTTGAACTTACCTACGGTCTAGAAAGACTGTGTATGTATTTGCAGGGTAAAGAATCTGTGTATGACCTGATGTGGAATGACAAAGTCACCTATGGTCAGATCTTCCACCAAAACGAAGTAGAGAATTCAAAATATAATTTTGAACTCAGCGACGCCGATATGCTTCTTGACCTATTTAATAAATATGAAGCAGAAAGTTTGAGACTATGCGAAGAAAAACTTCCTCGTCCTGCATACGACTACTGCCTGAAGTGCTCTCATACTTTTAATTTACTTGATGCTCGCGGGGCAATTTCTATTACCGAACGGGCAACCTATATAGGCAGAGTGCGTAATCTCGCTTCAGCAGCAGCTAGACTTTATTCGGAACAGCGTGCTGAGTTGAATTACCCCATGCTTGAAAACGATTAA
- the glyS gene encoding glycine--tRNA ligase subunit beta — protein MADFILEIGIEEMPARFVPRLGEDIKTIFNNLLNQHLIDFSKISAFATPRRLSVFVADIALDQRKVEEEVSGPPARIAYDADGKPTKACQGFAKSQGITLEDIYIIKTDKGDYLGAKKSIGGSATVAILPEICVTAIKKLSFPKKMKWGSLDFAFARPLRWLLCLCGEQVIDFELAGLTAGRQTYGHRVMGAGPWNISSASDYFNVIEQNCSVNISPEERGKLVRSEGNKLAAELSGAVVWKESLLEEVSNLVELPMPIIGNFDKSFLELPKEVLLTSMESHQKCFGIEKSDGNLLPHFLCTLNLIPKDMDLVRKGWEKVLKARLEDARFFWAKDLGTELNFWLEKLEHVVFLGPLGTMGDKSRRLESLAALIAGKVDPDLQTEMARAGRLAKADLVSEMVNEFDKLQGLMGGIYALKKGEEDVVCKAISEQYLPAGPESPVPSTIGGSILSITDKADTLVGCFGLNKIPTGANDAYALRRAALGIIRMILEFKLSVDILEIFDMAYDGYSKDIKWKLDKAEILEKLGEFVSNRLRAYFTGVGYETRVVDAALGAGIRDVNALKARVEALSEFAKKEEFEQSVLTFKRASNIIRKQGSEAGITLTGGYEVEKLIEPQEKALATKLDDTAARFEELWENDDFTKLIGIIDELRPFVDDFFDNVMVISDDESLKINRLNLLKALVDRLSRLADFSALQV, from the coding sequence ATGGCCGATTTTATTCTCGAAATAGGTATTGAAGAAATGCCCGCCCGTTTTGTTCCACGTCTGGGCGAGGATATCAAAACTATATTCAATAATTTGCTAAATCAGCATCTTATTGATTTTTCAAAAATTTCTGCTTTTGCCACTCCACGCAGACTCAGTGTTTTTGTAGCGGATATAGCACTTGATCAACGAAAAGTTGAAGAGGAAGTTTCAGGTCCTCCAGCCAGAATCGCATACGATGCAGATGGAAAACCAACTAAAGCCTGTCAAGGTTTTGCTAAATCTCAGGGCATCACTCTAGAAGATATTTATATTATCAAAACGGACAAAGGTGATTATCTCGGAGCTAAAAAATCAATAGGTGGATCTGCAACTGTTGCAATTCTTCCTGAGATATGTGTCACAGCAATTAAAAAACTTTCATTTCCCAAAAAGATGAAGTGGGGCAGCCTTGACTTTGCTTTTGCAAGACCGCTTCGCTGGCTTTTATGTCTTTGCGGTGAACAGGTTATTGATTTTGAACTGGCAGGACTGACTGCAGGTCGTCAAACCTACGGGCATCGTGTTATGGGCGCAGGTCCATGGAATATTTCCTCTGCTTCTGACTACTTTAATGTTATTGAGCAGAATTGTTCCGTAAATATTTCCCCTGAAGAACGTGGAAAACTTGTTCGTTCAGAAGGTAATAAACTTGCGGCTGAATTAAGCGGTGCTGTTGTTTGGAAAGAAAGTCTGCTTGAAGAAGTAAGCAATCTCGTTGAATTACCGATGCCAATTATAGGAAATTTTGATAAATCTTTCCTAGAACTTCCTAAAGAAGTTTTACTGACCAGCATGGAAAGTCATCAAAAATGTTTTGGTATTGAAAAGTCTGACGGAAACTTACTCCCTCACTTTCTATGCACTTTAAATTTGATTCCCAAGGATATGGATTTAGTGCGTAAAGGATGGGAAAAAGTTCTTAAAGCAAGACTTGAAGACGCTCGTTTCTTCTGGGCTAAAGATCTAGGGACCGAACTTAATTTCTGGCTGGAAAAACTTGAACATGTTGTATTTCTTGGACCTTTAGGGACTATGGGAGATAAATCTCGTAGACTTGAAAGTCTAGCGGCATTAATTGCCGGTAAAGTTGACCCTGATTTACAGACAGAAATGGCTCGTGCCGGAAGACTTGCCAAGGCTGATTTAGTTTCTGAAATGGTTAACGAATTTGATAAATTGCAAGGTTTGATGGGCGGAATTTATGCTTTGAAAAAAGGTGAAGAGGACGTTGTCTGCAAAGCTATCAGCGAGCAATATTTACCTGCAGGTCCAGAAAGTCCTGTACCTTCTACTATTGGTGGATCTATTCTATCCATTACCGATAAAGCCGATACTCTAGTCGGGTGCTTCGGATTAAATAAAATACCTACCGGTGCTAACGATGCCTACGCTCTCAGGCGCGCAGCCCTTGGTATTATTCGGATGATCCTTGAATTCAAATTAAGTGTCGACATCCTCGAAATCTTCGACATGGCTTATGACGGTTATTCAAAGGATATTAAATGGAAACTTGATAAAGCAGAAATTCTTGAGAAACTCGGAGAATTTGTTTCAAACAGACTCCGTGCCTACTTTACTGGAGTTGGTTACGAAACAAGAGTTGTAGACGCTGCTTTAGGTGCAGGTATCAGAGATGTGAATGCTCTAAAAGCTAGAGTTGAAGCTTTATCTGAATTTGCTAAAAAAGAAGAATTTGAGCAGTCGGTGCTTACTTTTAAACGAGCATCAAACATTATTAGAAAGCAAGGCAGTGAAGCAGGAATAACTTTAACAGGAGGTTATGAAGTTGAAAAACTGATCGAACCTCAGGAAAAAGCTCTTGCCACAAAGCTTGATGATACTGCTGCCAGATTCGAAGAACTGTGGGAAAATGATGATTTCACAAAGCTCATTGGAATTATTGACGAATTGCGACCTTTTGTGGATGACTTTTTTGATAATGTAATGGTCATTAGTGATGATGAATCATTAAAAATTAATCGCCTGAATTTACTTAAAGCGCTGGTAGACAGACTAAGTAGACTGGCTGATTTTAGTGCTCTTCAAGTTTAA
- the rpsT gene encoding 30S ribosomal protein S20 — MANHKSALKRHRQSLVRNSRNNMVRTRIKNVVKEVRSAVDANDTELAATALRKATSVLDAAATKKVIHARAASRRISRLHAAVNKMA, encoded by the coding sequence TTGGCTAATCATAAGTCCGCACTCAAAAGACACCGTCAGAGCCTCGTTCGTAACTCACGCAACAACATGGTACGTACTCGTATCAAAAACGTTGTAAAAGAAGTGCGATCAGCCGTTGACGCAAATGATACAGAACTTGCAGCAACAGCTCTTCGTAAAGCTACATCCGTTCTTGATGCTGCTGCCACTAAAAAAGTTATTCATGCACGCGCAGCATCACGTAGAATTTCTCGCCTTCATGCTGCTGTGAATAAAATGGCATAA